Proteins from a single region of Anaerolineae bacterium:
- a CDS encoding peptide ABC transporter substrate-binding protein, whose product MFKRSLRVLPAMVIIVTMIVGALPTFASDAEITFTGLLQQEKEYITHYTAEHSGSLISSLDPQVATDSVSIDYIENLFLGLTNNNPLTGQIEPELATSWSYDEATYTWTFTLRDDVPWVKWDPATDTATELRKVVAGDFVTGIRRACDPNNPSLYAEVVGSTIAGCLEVYKMDPASVTPESFEAIGVEAPDDTTLKITLSGPIGYFFSMSGMWVLRAVPGEVIEQFGEPVGGSTWTQPGNIVTNGPFVLDEWESGVRQVLIRNPLLPADLQGPGNIERFVDINVEDAGTIYALFQDGQIDFSGVPSAELQNVLADPELSKQVVQVLSLSVFYFGFAHDKPPFDNVHARRAFSASINRELLVSEIRGGRGVPMMHFVPPGMFGAVNVNEVGINGEGIGYDPAYAQAEIEAAGYPNCQGFPELSVVTYQGWAPYAEFLQAEIENVLGCDPSLFTIEQQEFSVLLQTTRAETPTEERPNLWSLGWAPDYADANNWFFDAGLHCESSNDFMRPCDEVDDKIIQAQTESDPEVRAALYREIEEDFFGYDGLHPIMPLFMPASFYQLAPWLDKPIETDGLFGGNHYDWISIDPELQAAGRGG is encoded by the coding sequence ATGTTCAAGAGAAGCCTCCGGGTTCTACCCGCAATGGTGATCATCGTGACGATGATCGTGGGCGCGCTGCCCACTTTTGCTTCTGACGCCGAGATCACCTTTACCGGCCTGCTGCAGCAGGAAAAAGAGTACATCACCCATTACACCGCGGAACACAGCGGCTCCCTGATTTCCTCTCTCGACCCTCAGGTGGCGACCGACAGTGTCTCGATTGACTACATCGAGAATCTGTTCCTGGGCCTCACCAACAACAATCCCCTCACCGGGCAGATTGAGCCGGAACTGGCAACGTCCTGGTCCTATGATGAAGCTACTTACACCTGGACTTTCACCCTCCGCGATGATGTGCCCTGGGTAAAGTGGGACCCGGCGACTGACACCGCCACCGAACTGCGCAAGGTCGTTGCTGGCGACTTTGTGACCGGCATCCGTCGCGCCTGCGACCCCAACAACCCCTCGCTATACGCTGAGGTCGTTGGCTCCACCATTGCTGGCTGCCTGGAGGTCTACAAGATGGACCCGGCCAGCGTCACGCCGGAAAGCTTCGAGGCGATCGGCGTCGAAGCGCCCGATGACACCACGCTGAAGATCACCCTCTCCGGCCCCATCGGCTACTTCTTCTCGATGAGCGGGATGTGGGTGCTGCGCGCGGTCCCTGGCGAGGTCATTGAGCAGTTTGGCGAGCCGGTGGGCGGCAGCACGTGGACGCAGCCCGGTAACATCGTCACCAATGGCCCGTTCGTCCTGGATGAGTGGGAAAGTGGCGTCCGCCAGGTGCTCATCCGCAACCCGCTCCTGCCTGCTGACCTGCAGGGGCCTGGCAACATTGAGCGCTTCGTGGACATCAATGTGGAAGATGCGGGCACGATCTACGCTCTCTTCCAGGACGGCCAGATCGACTTCTCCGGCGTCCCCTCAGCCGAGCTGCAGAATGTCCTGGCCGATCCGGAACTGTCCAAGCAGGTTGTGCAGGTGCTCAGCCTGTCCGTCTTCTACTTCGGCTTCGCCCACGACAAACCGCCGTTTGATAACGTGCATGCCCGTCGCGCCTTCAGCGCTTCGATCAATCGCGAACTGCTGGTCTCGGAGATTCGCGGCGGTCGCGGCGTGCCAATGATGCACTTTGTCCCGCCCGGCATGTTTGGTGCGGTCAACGTCAACGAAGTCGGCATCAACGGGGAAGGCATCGGCTACGATCCGGCCTACGCTCAGGCGGAGATAGAAGCCGCCGGCTATCCCAACTGCCAGGGCTTCCCGGAGTTGAGCGTGGTGACCTACCAGGGCTGGGCGCCCTACGCCGAGTTCCTGCAGGCTGAGATCGAGAACGTCCTGGGTTGCGACCCAAGCCTGTTCACGATCGAGCAGCAGGAATTCTCCGTGCTGCTGCAGACCACCCGTGCTGAAACGCCCACCGAAGAGCGCCCGAATCTGTGGTCGCTGGGCTGGGCGCCGGACTACGCGGACGCCAACAACTGGTTCTTCGATGCTGGCCTGCACTGCGAATCCAGCAACGACTTCATGCGCCCATGCGATGAGGTCGATGACAAGATCATCCAGGCCCAGACCGAAAGCGATCCAGAAGTTCGCGCGGCCCTCTACCGTGAGATCGAAGAGGACTTCTTCGGTTACGACGGTCTGCACCCGATCATGCCGCTGTTCATGCCTGCCTCCTTCTATCAGCTTGCCCCCTGGCTGGACAAGCCGATCGAGACCGACGGCCTCTTCGGCGGCAACCATTACGACTGGATCAGCATCGATCCTGAGCTGCAGGCAGCGGGTCGCGGCGGCTAA